A section of the Sander vitreus isolate 19-12246 chromosome 19, sanVit1, whole genome shotgun sequence genome encodes:
- the cldn7a gene encoding claudin-7-A, with translation MANSGIQLLGFFLSLIGIVGLIIGTILPQWKMSAYIGDNIITAVAMYQGLWMSCAFQSTGQLQCKIYDSILQLDSSLQATRALMIVGIIVSVAGLGVACMGMKCTTCGGSEKVRKSRIAMTGGIILLVGGLCAIVACSWFAHNVIRAFYNPYTPVNTKFEFGAAIFIAWGGSLLDVLGGAMLAASCPRKKQASKYPSMGTSRSGPPSSTKEYV, from the exons ATGGCCAACTCTGGTATTCAGCTGCTGGGCTTTTTCCTGTCGTTAATTGGCATCGTTGGACTGATCATCGGGACTATTCTGCCCCAGTGGAAGATGTCAGCGTACATCGGGGACAACATCATCACAGCGGTGGCCATGTACCAGGGGCTGTGGATGTCATGCGCGTTCCAAAGTACCGGACAGCTCCAGTGTAAGATCTACGACTCCATTCTGCAGCTCGACA GTTCGCTCCAGGCCACTCGTGCCTTGATGATAGTTGGCATCATTGTGTCCGTCGCAGGCCTAGGTGTGGCCTGTATGGGAATGAAGTGCACCACCTGTGGAGGGAGCGAAAAAGTGCGCAAGTCCCGCATTGCCATGACAGGAGGCATCATCCTACTCGTGGGAG GGCTGTGTGCCATTGTAGCGTGCTCCTGGTTCGCTCATAATGTGATCCGGGCTTTCTATAATCCCTACACTCCAGTCAACACCAA GTTTGAGTTTGGCGCTGCCATCTTCATCGCCTGGGGCGGCTCCCTCCTAGACGTCCTGGGCGGAGCCATGTTGGCCGCATCCTGTCCACGAAAGAAACAGGCGTCTAAGTACCCGTCCATGGGCACTTCCCGCTCTGGTCCGCCGAGCAGCACTAAAGAATATGTCTGA